The Ignicoccus islandicus DSM 13165 sequence TCGTAAATTACTTGGGGTATTTCGTTATACTTGTTATAGACGTACTCTACAAGCCATTTCATAGTCTTCATTCCACGTTGTTGAAGGGATCTATCAATCTCAACTACTTTTAACCCCATCTCTCTTAATCTTTGGACATTCTCTTCCGAGTATTTTATATTAATTGCAACTTTGTAATCGCTATATTTCATGGCATTAACGAGAAGGCGAGCTAAATGGTTTGAACCACCCCACCACGGACAGTCGCATTTCCTTAAACCTCTCGGAGTCAAATGAAGCCGACCAGGTACACCTATTACTGTAGACACACCCCGGGATACTTCTTTTGGAATAGAACAAGCTACATTCAAACCTACCTCTGGCGCAATCTTCTTGGCCTTTTCAAAGGGCAGAGATTCAAGCCACTTTATGAAAGCTCTATACTCTTCGTGACATTCAAATCTATAGTAAGCTAACCTAAAACTGGTCAAAACGTCGCCTACGTATCCACCATCTAAGCTTTTCACGAATCGGTGTACCACTCTCGTATAACCTATAGAGTACCTTGCTGAAGTTATTGGGTCTTTGCCAGAGGCAAGTAAGCTCGTTAGTGATGCTGCTAAGATGCTTCCGGAACCGTGAATGTTAATTGGTATTCGTTTACCTTTCATTATTAGTTCTTTTCCATTCCATCTAACGTAGTCGATAATATATTCCTCGTCTGTTCCGAAATGTCCGCCTGTAATTATCACTAGTTCTGGACCCAACTTCTGGAGTTCTTCAGCCGACCACCTTATGTCTTCTATCGAGCGAATTTTAATACCTAGGATTCTCTCCACTTCTTTTATATTAGGTGTAACTGCGTAAGACCTCTTTAGGAGTTCAAGTAGACTATTCAGCCTTCCAGTATACAATTTGCCACCAGCAGACGCTTCTAGAACTGGATCAAGAACGACCTTCGATCTAAATTCATCAACTAGGTTAGCAAGCGTATCAGCAATTGCCTCATTACATAGAGCTCCGACTTTCCATGTATCTACCTTTTCTAGATAGTTTTCCATTTGGGCTAGTAAAACTTCCTTATTAACACACGTTCCTCCAGCGAACATAGAAGTAGTTTGAAAAGTTATCATTGTAACAATTGGATGGAAATGAACATTGAAAACCTCTCCAACTTTCACATCGGTCTCTATACCGGCTCCAGCCGACGGATCAAGGCCACCAATGGTAAGTGCTCTTCTCAATATAACTCACCAGATAGCCGTGGGGTGTTAG is a genomic window containing:
- a CDS encoding PfkB family carbohydrate kinase, translated to MRRALTIGGLDPSAGAGIETDVKVGEVFNVHFHPIVTMITFQTTSMFAGGTCVNKEVLLAQMENYLEKVDTWKVGALCNEAIADTLANLVDEFRSKVVLDPVLEASAGGKLYTGRLNSLLELLKRSYAVTPNIKEVERILGIKIRSIEDIRWSAEELQKLGPELVIITGGHFGTDEEYIIDYVRWNGKELIMKGKRIPINIHGSGSILAASLTSLLASGKDPITSARYSIGYTRVVHRFVKSLDGGYVGDVLTSFRLAYYRFECHEEYRAFIKWLESLPFEKAKKIAPEVGLNVACSIPKEVSRGVSTVIGVPGRLHLTPRGLRKCDCPWWGGSNHLARLLVNAMKYSDYKVAINIKYSEENVQRLREMGLKVVEIDRSLQQRGMKTMKWLVEYVYNKYNEIPQVIYDRGFYGKEAMIRIFAKDLTQLRTILNGLIGD